The following proteins are encoded in a genomic region of Vicingaceae bacterium:
- the metG gene encoding methionine--tRNA ligase — protein sequence MTEKKNNRKLVTAALIYANGPIHIGHLAGCYLPADVYVRFLKLKGEDVLFVSGTDEHGVPITLKAKKENISPQDVIDKYYTIIHDSFRDFGIEFDVFSRTSMPVHHDFSQEFFLELYKKGIFQEIETEQFFDEEAQQFLADRYIQGTCPKCGYEKAYGDQCEKCGSTLNPTDLINPVSVLTGKKPVLKKTKNWYLPLDKFQDKLEEYVESHKNDWKINVYGQCKSWLQQGLQPRAMTRDLDWGVKVPLPGYDGKVLYVWFDAPLGYISFTKNHLPNQWENYWKASESEIIHFIGKDNIVFHCLIFPAMLMAHGGYQLPSNVPAMEFMNLEGQKISTSRNWAVWLHEYLQDFPGKQDELRYVLLSQMPETSDSEFTWKDYQAKVNNELVAILGNLVNRVMVLMHKYFHGKIETGQQYLDFVNEDLKKVVSDGYDSLEKSLSKFKFRQGLQDVMDVARQINKFLSDHEPWKTFASNPGQTRDVLQDALLGIAHLACLTEPFLPFTSKKMYEMLNLQPCKSFNEPVLIPNGHQLNANKLLFEKITDDMIENQIQKLKKTIQDPSEHTNKSETSESFCEFDDFAKISLKTGKILEASKHPQADKLLVLKVDTGEKIRTIVSGIANYYTPESLPGKDVVVVANLKPRKLRGIESEGMILMAEDKSGRLVFVSPESSIDPGANVR from the coding sequence ATGACCGAAAAAAAAAACAATAGAAAACTTGTTACTGCTGCGCTGATTTATGCCAATGGCCCTATTCATATTGGACATTTGGCAGGTTGTTATTTGCCTGCGGATGTATATGTAAGGTTTTTAAAATTGAAGGGAGAGGATGTTTTATTTGTTTCAGGCACGGATGAACACGGAGTCCCGATTACTTTAAAAGCAAAAAAAGAAAATATTTCTCCTCAAGATGTCATAGACAAGTATTATACAATCATTCATGACAGCTTCAGAGATTTTGGGATAGAATTTGACGTCTTTTCACGAACATCGATGCCTGTCCATCATGATTTTTCTCAAGAATTTTTTCTTGAACTTTATAAAAAAGGAATATTTCAAGAAATCGAAACAGAACAGTTTTTTGATGAAGAGGCCCAACAATTTTTAGCTGACAGATATATTCAAGGCACATGTCCGAAATGTGGTTATGAAAAGGCCTATGGAGACCAATGCGAAAAATGCGGATCCACTTTAAATCCAACCGATTTAATCAATCCTGTGTCGGTACTAACCGGGAAAAAGCCGGTTTTGAAGAAAACAAAAAACTGGTATTTGCCTTTGGATAAATTTCAAGATAAGCTCGAGGAATATGTCGAATCACACAAAAATGATTGGAAAATAAATGTATATGGGCAATGTAAAAGTTGGTTGCAACAAGGTCTGCAACCCAGAGCCATGACCAGAGATCTCGACTGGGGTGTTAAAGTACCTTTGCCCGGTTATGATGGCAAGGTTCTATATGTTTGGTTTGATGCACCTTTGGGATATATTTCCTTTACAAAAAATCATCTCCCCAATCAATGGGAAAACTATTGGAAAGCATCAGAGAGTGAGATAATACATTTTATAGGAAAAGACAATATCGTTTTTCATTGTTTGATTTTTCCTGCAATGTTGATGGCTCACGGGGGATATCAATTGCCTTCGAATGTGCCGGCAATGGAATTTATGAACCTTGAAGGGCAAAAAATTTCCACTTCTCGCAATTGGGCTGTCTGGTTACACGAATACCTGCAAGATTTTCCCGGAAAACAAGACGAACTACGATATGTCTTATTGTCGCAAATGCCGGAAACCTCCGATAGCGAATTTACCTGGAAAGATTATCAGGCAAAAGTCAACAACGAACTTGTTGCCATTTTGGGCAATTTGGTCAATAGGGTGATGGTTTTGATGCATAAATATTTTCATGGAAAAATAGAAACCGGTCAACAATATCTCGATTTTGTCAATGAGGATTTAAAAAAGGTTGTGTCCGACGGATATGATTCTTTGGAAAAATCATTGTCTAAATTTAAATTTCGTCAGGGCCTTCAAGATGTAATGGATGTGGCAAGGCAAATCAACAAGTTTCTGTCTGACCACGAGCCATGGAAAACGTTTGCGTCGAATCCCGGTCAAACGCGCGATGTACTTCAAGACGCCTTGCTGGGAATTGCCCATTTGGCATGTTTGACAGAACCTTTTTTGCCTTTTACTTCCAAAAAAATGTATGAAATGTTAAATTTGCAACCCTGTAAAAGTTTTAATGAACCAGTACTTATTCCGAATGGACATCAATTGAATGCCAATAAGTTGTTGTTTGAGAAAATTACGGATGATATGATTGAAAATCAAATACAAAAACTGAAAAAAACGATACAAGATCCATCTGAACATACTAACAAAAGCGAAACCTCTGAATCCTTCTGTGAATTTGACGATTTTGCCAAAATTTCACTCAAAACGGGCAAAATTTTGGAAGCATCAAAACACCCGCAAGCTGACAAATTACTGGTGTTGAAAGTAGATACCGGTGAAAAAATCAGAACCATTGTGTCCGGCATTGCAAATTATTATACACCGGAATCCTTACCGGGTAAAGATGTTGTGGTAGTTGCAAATCTTAAACCGCGTAAGCTGAGAGGTATCGAATCAGAAGGAATGATTCTGATGGCCGAAGATAAAAGCGGTCGTTTGGTGTTTGTCTCTCCCGAATCATCAATCGATCCGGGGGCTAACGTCAGATAA
- a CDS encoding tRNA nucleotidyltransferase has protein sequence MKIDTTALQLPIIQKVAALAAKNKVDVYIVGGYVRDFLLKRNYKKDIDFMVVGDGPGFAALVASELGIKEVNIFKNFGTAMFHYDGMDIEFVGSRKESYSKNSRKPKVDPGTLEDDLKRRDFTINAMAVSLKEETWGEIVDLFNGLEDLKNKIIRTPLDPNVTFSDDPLRMMRAVRFATQLDFELHPETFQAIKTNKERLKIISRERITDELNKIILSPKPSKGFIYLYQTGLLEIILPELCRLQGVESIDNKMHKDNFYHTLEVLDNISKHTENLWLRWAALLHDIGKAPTKKFEPGHGWTFHGHEEVGARMVPAIFKRLKLPLDQKMRYVEKLVRMHLRPIALVNDNVTDSAVRRLIYDAGDDLDDLMTLCRADVTSKNPVKRKKYSENFDKVIRKIQEVEEKDQIRNFKPVLDGHVIMKIFGLKPGKEIGILKNRLKDAVLDGKIKNEFDQAYDFVVEEAEKQGLKPLLSKEEAGNLILQHNSESSNDS, from the coding sequence ATGAAAATCGATACAACCGCATTACAATTGCCAATAATACAAAAAGTGGCTGCTTTAGCCGCAAAAAATAAAGTTGATGTTTATATTGTTGGTGGTTATGTCAGGGATTTTCTATTGAAACGAAATTACAAGAAAGACATTGATTTTATGGTGGTGGGCGATGGCCCCGGATTTGCCGCTCTGGTGGCCTCTGAGTTAGGAATAAAAGAGGTGAATATTTTTAAGAATTTCGGCACGGCGATGTTTCATTACGATGGAATGGATATAGAGTTTGTGGGGTCAAGAAAAGAATCTTATTCCAAAAACTCAAGAAAACCAAAGGTCGATCCGGGAACTCTCGAAGACGATCTCAAAAGAAGAGATTTTACCATCAATGCCATGGCCGTATCGTTGAAAGAAGAAACATGGGGAGAAATTGTCGATTTGTTCAATGGCTTGGAAGATCTGAAAAATAAAATTATTCGAACACCCCTTGATCCAAATGTCACTTTCAGTGATGATCCTTTGCGAATGATGCGTGCAGTCAGGTTTGCGACACAATTGGACTTTGAATTGCATCCCGAAACATTTCAGGCCATTAAAACAAACAAAGAAAGATTGAAAATTATCAGTCGTGAGCGAATTACCGACGAACTGAACAAGATTATTTTATCTCCTAAACCATCTAAAGGATTTATATACTTGTATCAGACAGGACTTTTGGAAATTATTCTACCGGAATTATGCCGTTTACAAGGTGTGGAATCCATTGACAACAAAATGCACAAAGATAATTTTTACCATACCCTGGAAGTGCTCGACAATATCTCAAAACATACCGAAAATCTTTGGTTGCGCTGGGCAGCTCTATTACACGACATAGGCAAAGCGCCCACAAAAAAATTCGAACCCGGACACGGTTGGACTTTTCATGGACATGAAGAAGTCGGCGCCCGTATGGTACCGGCCATATTTAAGCGTTTAAAACTTCCATTGGACCAAAAAATGCGTTACGTCGAAAAGTTGGTTCGCATGCATTTGCGTCCTATTGCTTTGGTAAATGACAACGTGACTGACTCGGCTGTGAGACGTTTGATTTATGATGCAGGAGATGATTTGGATGACTTAATGACATTATGCAGAGCCGATGTGACTTCTAAAAACCCTGTTAAAAGGAAAAAATATTCCGAAAATTTCGACAAAGTAATTCGTAAAATTCAAGAAGTTGAAGAAAAAGATCAAATCAGGAATTTTAAACCGGTGCTTGATGGCCATGTCATCATGAAAATTTTCGGATTAAAACCGGGGAAAGAAATTGGCATTTTGAAAAACCGATTGAAAGATGCCGTTCTTGATGGAAAAATAAAAAATGAATTTGACCAGGCATATGATTTTGTGGTTGAAGAAGCCGAAAAACAAGGGCTAAAACCGTTACTCTCAAAAGAAGAAGCAGGTAATTTGATTTTGCAACATAATTCCGAATCCTCTAATGATTCGTAA
- the mutY gene encoding A/G-specific adenine glycosylase translates to MEISSKIIEWFEQNKRDLPWRQTKDPYKIWISEIILQQTRVNQGLGYYLRFLERFPDLQSLATSDRDDVMKMWEGLGYYSRAKNLHEGAKQIYFDRNGQWPGNFHEWLKIKGVGRYTAAAISSLCYGEKVPVVDGNVYRVISRIFGVADDISSNAAYKRYFLLAYQFMGNQNSASFNEAMMELGAMVCLPSQPVCIKCPVTRYCFAYTFNAYKVLPFSKKKNKPVIEEIYYALIERDKKIALVKRDDSSIWKGLWELPRISGEIANNAYILSKTTHLLTHKKLNIGFYKLMVEDLPKNIENSLVWKNKSGLKKLAFPKPVKEFLTQYLL, encoded by the coding sequence ATGGAGATTTCATCCAAAATTATCGAATGGTTCGAACAAAATAAAAGGGATTTGCCTTGGAGGCAAACAAAAGATCCTTACAAAATTTGGATCAGTGAGATAATCCTTCAACAAACACGTGTTAACCAAGGATTAGGGTATTATCTTCGGTTTTTGGAAAGATTTCCTGATTTACAATCTTTGGCAACTTCAGACAGAGATGATGTGATGAAGATGTGGGAAGGGCTGGGATATTACTCTCGTGCCAAAAACCTGCATGAGGGAGCAAAACAAATTTATTTTGACAGAAACGGCCAATGGCCCGGTAATTTTCATGAATGGTTAAAAATAAAAGGTGTGGGAAGGTACACGGCGGCTGCCATCAGTTCATTATGCTATGGTGAAAAAGTGCCTGTGGTAGACGGGAATGTTTATCGGGTTATTTCGAGAATTTTTGGAGTTGCCGACGATATTTCGTCTAATGCCGCCTATAAACGTTATTTTCTTTTGGCTTACCAATTCATGGGCAATCAAAATTCTGCAAGTTTTAACGAAGCGATGATGGAACTTGGTGCAATGGTCTGCCTCCCCTCCCAACCGGTATGTATAAAGTGTCCGGTAACCCGGTATTGTTTTGCCTATACATTCAATGCCTATAAGGTACTTCCTTTTTCTAAGAAAAAAAACAAACCGGTTATTGAGGAAATCTATTATGCATTGATTGAAAGAGATAAAAAAATTGCTTTGGTAAAAAGGGATGATAGTTCCATTTGGAAAGGATTATGGGAATTACCCAGAATTTCCGGTGAAATTGCGAACAATGCTTACATCCTTTCAAAAACCACTCATTTATTGACTCATAAAAAACTTAACATAGGTTTTTATAAGCTGATGGTAGAAGATTTGCCAAAGAATATAGAAAATTCATTAGTTTGGAAAAATAAATCCGGATTAAAAAAGTTGGCCTTTCCAAAACCGGTCAAAGAATTTTTAACCCAATATTTATTGTGA